CTAGGCAATATCTTTCCAAAAGTAtgttacaaaatattattttcattcaaaatcactTCAGTGATACGATTTATCTAATTACTTGTCCCACTCATCAATGAGTATTTTGTGTATCTAATACTATCGTTATGACGGAATAAAATAAACGATTTTCTTTCGGATTCTAAGAATCtaatttttgtaagactgaaccACGGATAGAAGCTACGCGTGTGGGAACCTTTCCAAGCGTAAAAAGTGTAAGCAATCTAACTATTCGTTCCCAGCATTTTTTCGATAGAGCCTAGTACAATTTTTAAAGCCAAAATGTAATTCGAAATAAAACGACGAAGAGCCTTAAATAAAGCCCTACTGGGGTAAATATTTACCCCTAAACTAAACGAGGAGATAAAGTCGCATCACGACATACTTGAGTAGCCCTTTGTGTTTTGTGGCGAAATATTAAGCGACAAATAACGATTCGAAACGCACGACAGAAAATATCGAATTTTGTCCTGAGTGAATTTCTATATACAGTGTAAATATacaatagaaaacaaaataatattatcagaACGTActaaaaatcatttaaaatataatttttcttcgaaaaaacatatatatggGGTATTGCATTTCCACATTTCATTACAGTcggttttattcattttatgatATCATCAAggtattcagtatttataacCACGATTCGTATATTCTTGACTAAATTAGTATActaaaattgagaaatttggGCAGgtgttttgattgaaaattcgCTTGCCAATAATTTAAAGCGGACAAATGCATCCATTTTTGAATTAACTGAATGACAACAACCCATACAAACAACAttttaatatatcaaattttctcACTCTCAACGCGCTTCAAATTTCTACATAGATATTTGattgtatatttaatatttttttacaatttcctaTGAGCATTGCTATGTAGATTTAAATTAGATTAAATATTTGGCGTCACAATGACAGATCACCCTCAATTTACGGGGTTAAGAGGGATGATCGTTTAGTATTggacaaaacaaacaaaaacagatAGTGTGTACCCGTTTCacacatttcaaaataaacattattattCAGCCATCACATTTATTTAGTGATTCGATCTTGCAGTTtatatttaacataaaatacctattttattaaacattgtttatttatatttaaaatattgactTTATTTGCAATGTTATGATTTGTTTaactataaaacaaatttacagAATGTATAATAATTTAGATAAATTGTAAAATCAAATTTCCAATAAATGCTTTTATCGACTATTCTAAAACattccaaaaattatattagttagacataaatttgtttgctttttgtttcaatcttattactaaaataaagcAATCGAAATTAATTTCGCTATTtccgtttttaaatattttatgtataaCAAGTGCCTGCTAGAGATATAAATCCAATTTGACTATTTTTGTTAACGACGAATTCGACACCAATtaaaccaaaacaaaatataattcaaattacCGTTCTTTGGCTTCTGCGGCTCGATCTCTTTGCCTACGATTTTTGAACCAATTGCTGACTTGAGTAACAGTGAGTCCGGTAGCTTCTGCAAGCTCTCGCTTTTCCCTTGGTGAAGGGTAAGGATTGTGTGCATACCATTCTCTAAGTGCTGCTCTTGATTTTTCCTTGAAACAGTAGCTGGTCTCTTCTCCGTCCCATATTGTTCTGGGAAGGGGAAACTTCCTGTAGAGACAAGAAATTTAGAAGATTAATAAAAAATCGATACAACAACTTTTCACTTTTTAATGTACTGTATATAAATATTAACAAAGTATTtgagttcatatatatataggtaacaaatattgtaaatatgtaaaataacatcaaacttttgtttgtttcataCCTTCTTACTCTGTATTTTCCAACAGCACCGAGAGGTCTCCCTCGAAGTTTCTCAGCCTCAATATAGTGAGCTTTGAGCCATAGTTGCTGCAGTTTCATGTGATTATGAGGAGAGAATGTGTGACTTTCCAGTAATTTGTAGAGTTCACGAAAATTTCCTCGGTGAAATGCAACAACCGCCTTAGCCTTGAGTACGCTTTCGTTCTTGTGCAAATGCTCGCATGCTGGTAACGACCATAAAAATCGGGCTAAACGTTCAATATTACCCCCTTGTTGCAACACTTCACAGACACAAGCAACTTGTTCCTGAGTGAAGCCGAATGACAAACTTGATGGCGGGGCTGCCGATAGGATCGGCATCCCGGAGTGCGAGGCCATGTTCATCGGCGCCAGGTGGGCGTTGTGTCCGGCAGACGTGACTGCTGATAGTTGGGCTGCCGCTGCGGCCGCTGCAGCCGCCGCTGCTGCTGGATGGTGCGGCACGACCTGGGGCAGTACAGTTGTGTAGGAACTGACAGCAAGTGCAGCTGCCATTTGACAATCCTGAGGTCTTTGTAGTTCAGTATTGTTTCTATCTATTCCGTATCAACTCCACACCCAATCTCTTTATAGTTGTTTAGAATCGTTTTTTTCCTCGACGGAAAAACTCTTTATCGTGAAGTTTTTCTTTGAGATTTAATcggtcaataaatttcaaagataCGATATCAAAAATCTAAAACGTACAGTAATATATTATTCAAAGAGCAATTTTCAACGCTATATTAACGATATTACGAATGATTTTCCGAAATGCAAAATCAAATATGGCAGTCGGCCATATAATTCGATATACATCGCTCTCTCACGTGTCGAAACTCAACACGATAATAAAACGCGGTACAAGTGAAATCGAATACAAAATCCCATCAATGTCTAACATTCCCATAACATATACTTTGATTATATCAtcgaatatacatataaaaccTTATAACATTCTGTTAGTCGCGATATAACAAGCAGTAcgaatattataatttaatttgttgCAACTTATATACTGCCAGTTTCTGTAATTTTCTGAAACACGAGTCAAGCTGCCTAAAATTATGCTTATAAATTAAATTCTGTCAATGATATTGACTCCGAAAGCTAATAACAAAAAATGCGAAATGCCAGACAAATAAAACTCTACGATCGTTCGTTCTCTcgtgaaaaaatttcaaaatgtcggACGTCAGCCATATCCATGCATCGGGGCGTACTCAACGACGCGCGTTTCGATGACCACAAACTATATCTTTTTTACAGAACCAACTATAAACCCCTTTTACCTGTTCGCAGGTAATGAAACAGAGACAATAATGGGGTAGTCGTCGAAGCTACCGTTTATCTGTCGCGATCGCATCGTGATTTGTGACTTTTGTCATCGTTAGGAGAGAAAAAGGTGATCGGCGTCCCTTTTGTTTCAGTGATGTCGCACGGATGAAAAAAGGGTCGCGCAGATTAAGAATTATTAGAGTACTGTAATCAGCAATAGTGTACAAGTATAATATAAACACACTTAACCAAATATTATTATGTCATTTCCAGTCGGAAACTCTGATATCTTTTCAATAGTAAATAAACCTTTAGGTGGGTATATTAAATGATTATGGCCAAGTTGAATCGAGTTtcataaattgatatttttttggaaatatagatatttttcaaaatattcaaacagaGTTATAACACTACCAAATTTCCTGATCTGAAAAAATAACTGTCGTTATGGTAAGCATCGTTATGAATCACTGGCATATACATAGGCACTAATTGATTATTAGATCACAAAATATCAGTGGACATGAGTGGATTAATTTAAAGTACTCGAGTACAGGGGTTATTTGCAAATTTAGCGACCAAAATACTGGAATAACAATTTTTCAGTCATTTTCGctttactgttattgtataaaaataagtcttttttggaaatgattgCATTACTCACACAGCAATTTAAAATTATCAGGCTTGACAGGcgaatttttttgatttttgataaTACCAAActcaaaccaaaattttttaatcaaaatggcGAATATGTGTAATATCTTTGCTTAAAATTCACTACGTAATTCAGTGATTtacagaaattttaaaataattgccAATTCACAGCTATTAACAAGTAAAATGATATCGGATCTTTCTTagttaataaaatatacaacctTTGATGTGCCATGTTACTCCATGTATgagatttcaataaaatttgtaaactgTTGAACTTGACAGCGCGCTGCATATCCTCAACCCCATATTATGCGTGCTGTATGCGAGCTGTGTCGCCGAAAATGCTTCTTGTTTTTCGTCGACTACGGTAGCATgcataaatcatatttttgtgCTTATTTCTCAAGAACCAAATTACTTTAAAATAGCAAATTCCACACGATGGAATACTTTACGTTACGCTTGTTTTTATATCCTTTCTGGCATCAAGTTTTTTCTTTGTCAAAGCAAGCTAACTTAGCAAGCAATATAACTTAGTGTATATGTTAGATGAATACACTTTGTGGGACtcatttttctttaattttttccaGACAAGTCTCGTTATAACCAGCGAGCGTTACTCGAAGCCATCACAGACTGGTCTTAGTCAATCCGATATGCTTAGACAAGTTGATATGTTGAAATATACCTTACAGCTTATAATTTGCCTCCTTTATATGAATGCTTTTCCTCtgtcatatttattataatcTAAATTCACATTTTGGTTCAAGTGACCgttatttgaatattgtaaatTATTATACCATGTAAACTAATGAACATATATCGTTGTAGACTGAAAATAATTCTTAAACTTATATCAACTATTCATTATATTCTCGTCTCTAAAGGGAATTAAAACCATAAAAGCCTTTCTGTATTGTCATCATTTCTTAAACATCTgtatgaaaatatgttttagaaAAAccttaattaaaaaaacattaacAAAACGGAGCAAAGAATCTAACATATGACATCCATGCATGATAATAATACCCGCAATCGAAGATTTGGTGTTACACatgttaaaaatcaaaaattttgaccGGGCCGTGTATGAATTTAGATAAATAAACTTTGTTTAACCTTCAAACTTAACATACTTTACCACATTATTTTTACAGTACGTTGTATTCGCACTCCTGGGACGATTAAGCTCAGTGCTCCatattttataaacattttttaaaactaaaaaagcaACTGGGAAAAAGACGACAAGTAAATATCTAAAGAGACAGTATTCGTCACTGGATCGTGTATGTCCAGACAAATTAGAAATGTAGATATAACtctattatttatataaattttcttaTTACAAAATATATCGTACAAAATATCCCAATGGGACCAACCTATAAACTAGCTCCTTTGGGGATAGATCATCGATGCATAGTTTGACGCCATTTGTAGGTTATGgagtttgaaaaaatgaatgaattaaaCAAATTATTTCACCATTTATTTACAGCGATTTATGCTTTACTATAACTTAAGTTAAAAATTCCTTGAAATGTGTATACATCGAGTTTTATTCTTGATATCATGTAAGTAAAGAACTGCTATATTCATTGTTCTCGGAATCGATCGCCTGTTTATCTCGCACAACGAAATACGAATCTGCCTTATCACAGAAGGATTGCTTTCACCCATGACTTTACAGTCTAAAAAACATTGATGTTAGTAAAGAGAATGTTATCATTCAAAACGTACTGCTATGGAACAAACTAATTGAATCGAGTAAAAAAACTTTATCAAAACCcattttgtttgactttttgatacaaaatgaaatttacgAATTTTTTTCTTAACTACTTGAAGTTACTAATTGTGTCGAGTTAGAATTCAGATTCGCATGTAACATAAAATCTCGTTTTCACATAATGTTTTCAAATCTTGAAGACTACTTTTCAGATATTTCAAGATTATTTCAGAGCCACGGCATTGTGTCACGTATGAATTTGAGACTTGGAGTTCCGGCCATGTTCGTGCTTAAGCAAGTGAGCTAGCATATTACTTCCCCGTACATTTACGCTTAAATTGTTACATTGGTTTCTACGTGATACCCACATCACACTTGAGAAACTAATAatccttttattttttattctaacGTGGTGTGGTGAAACAACAGTATTTAAACCGTAATTCCCGGACGGCTTTAGGAAGACTGAAAGCGATTCAATCTTTACGCGATTTGTATGCTACGAATTGACCTTGCAGATAGAGAAAAAAAGAACATATTGCATTTCCGTTTCTTACTGAATACCTTCTGGGTTCTACCGGATTGCGGAGGACGTTAAAATGGTTGCTCTAAATTGGAATCGATCTTTTAGTAAAGTAACGTAATACCAGGTACTGACTATACCGCATGCATCGATGGAAGTGGCCGAGGGGTTGCCTATGGGGTAGACATAatcatttttcataaaaaagaaATGCTTCTTTAATACACTCATAGTCGCGGAAACCGTGCTATTTTATGCTGTGCGTGCGGAGTCCAACAATACTCCCGAGTTCAGAGAATAATCATTTTGGGGATACATTATCATTTCACACTTTTGCAAAGCAATAAACGTGGCACTTTGCGCGAACGTGAAATAGCGCCCAATAGCTAGATAATTTCAATGGCCATCAATTAGAAGCCATGTGATACAGATGAAGTATGattcttatattaaaaattttggacAACACCTACGTTCATTTTAGAAACAAACGACGCAATAATCAATCATTAATCACAGAATATTGGCGGAAAATTTTGACGAACGCCAATATTCTTATCATGCCCAATTTCACACACCCACATGTTGAAATCGATGGCGATCACCCGTTTCATTGAATACAAGAAAAATACACGGAGcaattataaatttatgaaataagaTTCAAAATTGATGAGAAagttatgacatcataattaaTACCCTTGTTCAATTTAACGGTAATTAAAGAGTTTAGTTAATGAGAGAACGAGGAGTTTGACTTAATCCTTTTGTCGAACTTTCGTGGGAGAAAAATTGAGTTGCCTTGTCTAAGATAGGCTTAAAGAGAACAAATATCTCCCAAGCCTTCCGATCCCTACGGTTAATTTAGACTTAATAAGCGGGTTCGATAAAGTTGTTTGCCAAAGTGATTTTTCACGAAAATGGGGGGTAATGACTCATGAGAAAAATAACTTCGATTAATTATGGTACATGAATACGGTTGACTTCCAAAGCGCACTACAAGCATAAGTCACACTTGATCAAAAATGAATTACAGACTGGGAAAAACAAAAGCCGGTAAAATTTGTGCCACTAATAAGCTGGGTAAACggattttaaaacttgaaaagacgaattttgttttctttacgTAACTGCATGTGGGAAAATTTGAAAGATAATCTCACAGATGTGGAAATGCAAGCTCGACTAATGGGCGAGATCGGAAGTATTCTaacaaatatattatcatcTATATAAGATAATACCATCGAAAATGACTTTGATTTCGAATACAGGCAAATCTACGCGCATCCATGAAATAGGGAAGGTTTATAATAAACTACCATTCTTAATAAAACTAAGCTTTGCTATAGCTCTCTTGGATCTGCATGAAAATTGGTTTCGAAGTAAAGGTACTTAAATAAGACTATGCTAAATACAAAGAACAAAAGGTCATAATTATGATTAATATTGTGATTATGTGAGTAGATGTACTTATATGATGtattagttaattttttatCGGGTATTTCACACCTACTAACTGAAGAAGCTTTGTGCCGGGCAAGCTTTCGAACCTGCCAGGTTATACATATTCACTATGCCATGGTGGTTGGCGTGGAATGTCAACACAATATATATCTTTGGATACGGCGCGAACGCCATCTCACACAATATATTCGCTCAAGGCGTTGCTTTcaaagaaagaaaaagattGAATCTGATTTGCATTACAATTATTCAGATAAAAACATCAGCACGCTAAATAAGTGTAAACTGTTCAAATTGAAGTAAGTACAGTTCCATACGAACAAGTATTTATTAGGCAATTAAAACCCTCTGtgggttgaaattcatcaaCATGTTCACAATATATAGGCAATTGCAGTTTAAaaaattagttcaaaagataaaaACTACCAGAAACAATTCCAAACTACTTTGCGACATGTTAGTTAAACCGCAAAAACGAGATTTAGTAGTTTATTCTCGTGACACAAATTGGCATTCGATATTACATGGGTACCCTTGCTTTCAAGTATCTTGGTTTCACGAGCCAAGTATGGATTATATTTAAATCGTACATTGTAATCAAATTCATGTATTCTtcataaaagtttgaaaagGTCTCAAAACAAATCTTGAATGGGTTTGTTCACTTGTTGTCTGTAAGTGTTACACGAAAAATGAAATGTTATACGCTGAGATGAGCATTGTCACATCTTTTGAAGATGCGTGATGACATCTTCGAATTGGAGTGGGAAAACGTGTTTCGGGACTTTCAAACACTTCTATACATTAGaaatttgtttatgtttttaCTTAATTAGAACAGACTTTGCCGTGATCtgtaattgaaacaaaaaaaatagattttacaGCGATTATTCATTATCCATGGCATAATATCTCCACAGTCTACCGTTCATAGATTTTagcactaacacaaatgtttCCAGAATATCAAAAGTACAAAAATCACGATAGTAACAATttcgaattgaaatatttttatttgtattacaGCAGCCAGCTTATTTATGATttaaatctaattttttttataattgattCATCTCATCATTCACTTTTGTATGCAAAGTATCAGCATGTATGTTTATATCCCGCTGTCGCATAAGTGGATTTATATATTGAACATATGAATTTTTTAATGGAGATATTATAAGTAGAGTGATTCCATGCATCTCTTTCATTCGTGCCTCTTTCTTAATTTCTCGGTTCGATTATTTTGACGTTTTATTTGAAGTACACATACAAAGTGACCACACATGGGGGAAACATTACGGAGTCAAATCATAAATGCAGTTGACAGAAATACGATCAGGTAAACCTAAAATTATCTACTCTAATATATTGGCGTTTGCGCTAAAATGACATCAAAGTACAGTACCAAGTAACTAATtaaagaataatatatattcagaatAAAAACAGTATGAAATAATGAATCAAAGAAAAAATACTCTATATTATGGGGGAACCAATAGAAGAAGTATTTTTGATACAAAGAATGAGTCTGTTTTACAAGCTTTAGAAACCGCCTCCACAGCAGTGATTAAAAGATAG
This is a stretch of genomic DNA from Styela clava chromosome 2, kaStyClav1.hap1.2, whole genome shotgun sequence. It encodes these proteins:
- the LOC120336552 gene encoding homeobox protein six1-like — protein: MAAALAVSSYTTVLPQVVPHHPAAAAAAAAAAAAQLSAVTSAGHNAHLAPMNMASHSGMPILSAAPPSSLSFGFTQEQVACVCEVLQQGGNIERLARFLWSLPACEHLHKNESVLKAKAVVAFHRGNFRELYKLLESHTFSPHNHMKLQQLWLKAHYIEAEKLRGRPLGAVGKYRVRRKFPLPRTIWDGEETSYCFKEKSRAALREWYAHNPYPSPREKRELAEATGLTVTQVSNWFKNRRQRDRAAEAKERDGSEAGMSGGMSADGMVTPPHQGGLEGPGSVGHVSTSPNHLLDQKPGLDGMHAHHHQIPPHHVQQMMHHDQMVQQQHSHTPPQGHLHYPQGPSPSSIPNSMIMSTMQDPHSMPHNLHSAATMTGHYTMASTPGHAVSMQQHSQHVTDLHYQQQQQQHLHSQQQHTGSGIHTSPATLHDSMMHHPMPTTTWST